The following coding sequences are from one Lujinxingia vulgaris window:
- a CDS encoding response regulator yields MRTIKILIIDDDKDICEYMHLLLSQSGYHVETETSPSRALELLREEQFHVVVLDIMMPELNGMEVLEEIRKFDSDIAIIIFTGYPSVDTAVTSMKYNVSDYIKKPFDVDEFNQTLENILRDKGLLIDPEEQLLVTIGQNIRAARKDRSLTLKQMSRRTGLSVSLLSQIERAESSASVSSLFKLARALDCSLTEFFGNY; encoded by the coding sequence TTGCGCACCATCAAGATTCTTATCATCGACGATGATAAAGACATCTGCGAATACATGCACCTCTTGCTCAGCCAGAGCGGCTACCACGTCGAGACCGAGACCAGCCCCTCCCGCGCGCTGGAGCTTCTGCGCGAGGAGCAGTTCCACGTCGTCGTGCTCGACATCATGATGCCCGAGCTCAACGGCATGGAGGTACTCGAGGAGATCCGCAAGTTCGACAGCGACATCGCTATCATCATCTTCACCGGCTACCCCTCGGTCGACACCGCCGTCACGTCGATGAAGTACAACGTGAGCGACTACATCAAAAAACCCTTTGATGTGGACGAGTTCAACCAGACGCTGGAAAACATCCTGCGCGACAAGGGCCTGCTCATCGATCCGGAGGAGCAGCTTCTTGTGACCATCGGTCAGAACATCCGCGCGGCCCGAAAAGATCGCAGCCTGACCCTCAAGCAGATGTCGCGCCGCACCGGGCTCTCAGTCAGCCTGCTCTCGCAGATCGAGCGCGCCGAATCGAGCGCCTCGGTCTCCAGCCTCTTTAAGCTGGCGCGCGCCCTGGACTGCTCTCTGACCGAGTTTTTCGGAAACTACTAA
- a CDS encoding EVE domain-containing protein, producing the protein MRYWLVKSEPDVFSLDDLKSLKKSPWDGVRNYQARNFMRDEMGVGDAVLFYHSRERPPAVVGLAEVVSEPYPDPTQFDPGSPYFDPKATESKPRWWLVDLGYVRHFARKVSLEQIKATEALQEMMLVKRARLSVMPVEQAHAELILTMAGEAP; encoded by the coding sequence ATGCGCTACTGGCTGGTCAAGAGTGAACCGGATGTCTTCTCACTCGACGACTTAAAAAGTCTGAAAAAAAGTCCCTGGGACGGCGTGCGCAACTACCAGGCGCGCAACTTTATGCGCGATGAGATGGGCGTGGGCGATGCGGTGTTATTTTACCACTCCCGGGAGCGTCCGCCGGCGGTGGTGGGGCTGGCCGAGGTGGTCAGTGAGCCTTATCCGGACCCGACGCAGTTTGATCCGGGCAGCCCTTATTTTGATCCCAAAGCCACCGAGAGCAAGCCGCGCTGGTGGCTGGTGGATCTGGGCTATGTACGCCATTTCGCCCGCAAGGTGAGCCTGGAGCAGATCAAGGCCACCGAGGCGCTCCAGGAGATGATGTTGGTCAAGCGCGCTCGCCTCTCGGTGATGCCGGTGGAGCAGGCGCATGCCGAGTTGATTTTGACGATGGCCGGGGAGGCCCCATGA